The proteins below come from a single Chryseobacterium bernardetii genomic window:
- the coaD gene encoding pantetheine-phosphate adenylyltransferase encodes MKIAVFPGSFDPITLGHYDIIERAAPLFDKLIIAIGQNSQKKYMFPLEKRMEFIQNSVAEFPNVEVDSFEGLTVDYCFEKNAQYIIRGLRNPADFEFEKAIAHTNRTLAHKKLETVFLLTSSGKSFISSSIVREIITHGGEYELMVPDSVRVER; translated from the coding sequence ATGAAAATTGCTGTTTTCCCAGGATCGTTTGATCCCATTACTTTAGGACATTATGATATTATAGAAAGAGCGGCCCCGCTATTTGATAAATTAATTATCGCCATTGGCCAGAATTCCCAGAAGAAATATATGTTTCCTCTTGAAAAAAGAATGGAATTCATTCAAAATTCTGTAGCAGAATTCCCCAATGTAGAAGTAGATTCTTTCGAAGGCTTAACGGTAGATTACTGTTTTGAAAAAAATGCACAATACATCATCAGAGGACTGAGAAATCCTGCTGATTTTGAATTTGAAAAAGCAATTGCCCATACTAACAGGACTTTAGCTCACAAAAAGCTGGAAACTGTATTCTTATTAACCTCATCCGGAAAATCATTCATCAGCAGCAGCATCGTAAGGGAAATCATTACCCACGGCGGCGAATACGAACTGATGGTTCCGGACTCTGTAAGGGTTGAAAGATAA